One Peterkaempfera bronchialis DNA window includes the following coding sequences:
- a CDS encoding cysteine dioxygenase: protein MHRTVRPTAVPRTRWTDGLSDLSIAGDPLAFPHLAVENAPGHPTTVAGFAALARSIAADRARWRPLVRYDALTRWYARLETGPGYEVWLLSWLPGQSSGLHDHGASTGVLTVVQGELAERSVDRSGESVRALAPGSVRVLPGRHGRSGQRSGSAPGYLHEMVNTTLEPAVSIHVYSPGLVEMNQYGQVAAARRQSAYEGA from the coding sequence GTGCACCGCACCGTCCGCCCCACCGCCGTCCCCCGTACCCGCTGGACCGACGGCCTCAGCGACCTGTCCATCGCCGGCGACCCGCTGGCCTTCCCCCACCTGGCCGTGGAGAACGCCCCCGGCCACCCCACCACCGTGGCCGGCTTCGCCGCGCTGGCCCGGTCCATCGCCGCCGACCGCGCCCGCTGGCGGCCACTGGTCCGCTATGACGCCCTCACCCGCTGGTACGCCCGGCTGGAGACCGGGCCCGGCTATGAGGTGTGGCTGCTGAGCTGGCTGCCCGGCCAGTCCAGCGGGCTGCATGACCACGGTGCCTCCACCGGGGTGCTGACGGTCGTTCAGGGCGAACTGGCCGAGCGCTCCGTCGACCGCTCCGGCGAGTCCGTCCGCGCCCTGGCGCCCGGGTCCGTGCGGGTCCTTCCCGGTCGCCATGGCCGATCGGGGCAGCGCAGCGGCTCCGCCCCCGGGTACCTCCACGAGATGGTCAACACCACGCTGGAGCCCGCCGTCAGCATCCACGTCTACTCCCCCGGGCTGGTCGAGATGAACCAGTACGGCCAGGTCGCCGCCGCGCGGCGGCAGAGCGCATACGAGGGCGCCTGA
- the cofD gene encoding 2-phospho-L-lactate transferase has protein sequence MRIVVLAGGIGGARFLRGLKEAVTPGGGPPPGDADITDTNVTDVTDVTDVTDITVIGNTGDDIHLFGLKVCPDLDTVMYTLGGGINEEQGWGRAAESWSVKEELKAYGVGPDWFGLGDRDFATHIVRTQMLAAGYPLSAVTEALCARWQPGVRLLPMSDDRVETHVLVEDGEGRRAVHFQEYWVRLRAEVPAQAILPVGAEDAAPAPGVLEAIAEADVILFPPSNPVVSIGTILAVPGIRQAVAEADAPVVGLSPIVGGAPVRGMADKVLAAVGVESTAEAVARHYGPGLLDGWLVDTADADAVPAVEAAGIVCRALPLMMTDVQATAAMARAALALAEEVRG, from the coding sequence ATGCGCATCGTGGTACTGGCCGGAGGGATCGGCGGCGCGCGCTTCCTGCGCGGCCTCAAGGAAGCGGTCACGCCGGGCGGCGGTCCACCGCCCGGCGATGCCGACATCACCGACACCAACGTCACCGACGTCACCGACGTCACCGACGTCACCGACATCACCGTCATCGGCAACACCGGCGACGACATTCACCTCTTCGGGTTGAAGGTCTGCCCGGACCTCGACACCGTGATGTACACCCTCGGCGGTGGCATCAACGAGGAGCAGGGGTGGGGCAGGGCCGCCGAGAGCTGGTCGGTCAAGGAGGAGCTGAAGGCGTACGGCGTCGGACCGGACTGGTTCGGCCTGGGCGACCGGGACTTCGCCACCCATATCGTCCGCACCCAGATGCTGGCCGCCGGCTACCCGCTGAGCGCGGTCACCGAGGCGCTGTGCGCCCGCTGGCAGCCCGGGGTGCGGCTGCTCCCGATGTCCGACGACCGGGTGGAGACGCACGTCCTGGTCGAGGACGGCGAGGGCCGCCGCGCGGTGCACTTCCAGGAGTACTGGGTGCGGCTGCGCGCCGAGGTCCCGGCGCAGGCGATCCTCCCGGTCGGCGCCGAGGACGCCGCGCCGGCCCCCGGCGTGCTGGAGGCCATCGCCGAGGCCGATGTGATCCTCTTCCCGCCGTCCAACCCGGTGGTCTCCATCGGCACCATCCTGGCCGTGCCCGGCATCCGGCAGGCGGTCGCCGAGGCCGACGCGCCCGTGGTGGGCCTCTCCCCGATCGTCGGCGGCGCCCCGGTGCGCGGCATGGCCGACAAGGTGCTGGCCGCTGTCGGCGTGGAGTCGACCGCCGAGGCGGTGGCCAGGCACTACGGCCCCGGGCTGCTGGACGGCTGGCTGGTGGACACCGCCGACGCCGACGCGGTGCCGGCCGTGGAGGCGGCCGGGATCGTCTGCCGCGCGCTGCCGCTGATGATGACCGACGTCCAGGCCACGGCCGCGATGGCCCGCGCGGCGCTGGCGCTGGCCGAGGAGGTGCGCGGGTGA
- a CDS encoding coenzyme F420-0:L-glutamate ligase: MTAYSVWGVPGIPEIGPGDDLAAAVATAARADGLPGLRGGDILLVTSKIVSKAEGRVVRAADREAAIDAETVRLVARRGSVRIVENRQGLVMAAAGVDASNTAPGTVLLLPEDPDASARALRARLRELTGAEVAVVITDTFGRPWRNGLTDAAIGAAGIAALDDHRGRTDSHGNELAMTVTATADELAAAGDLAKGKTAGLPVAVVRGLGRLTTAEDGDGARPLVRAAADDMFRLGTSEALRQAVTLRRTVRAFTAEPVDGGAVRRAVAAAVTAPAPHHTTPWRFVLLESEAARTKLLDAMLDAWRTDLRELDGWDEERIARRTRRGDVLRGAPYLVVPCLVADGAHGYPDGRRGAAEREMFVVAMGASVQNLLVALAGEGYGSAWVSSTMFCRDTVREALGIPDDWDPMGAVAVGRPAAAPGERPARPADPYIEVR; this comes from the coding sequence GTGACCGCCTACTCGGTCTGGGGCGTCCCCGGCATCCCGGAGATCGGCCCGGGCGACGACCTGGCCGCCGCCGTCGCCACGGCGGCCCGCGCCGACGGGCTGCCCGGCCTGCGGGGCGGCGACATCCTGCTGGTCACCTCGAAGATCGTCAGCAAGGCCGAAGGCCGCGTGGTGCGGGCCGCCGACCGGGAGGCCGCCATCGACGCGGAGACCGTGCGGCTGGTCGCCCGCCGGGGCAGCGTCCGGATCGTGGAGAACCGGCAGGGCCTGGTGATGGCGGCGGCCGGGGTGGACGCCTCCAACACCGCCCCCGGCACCGTGCTGCTGCTCCCCGAGGACCCGGACGCCTCCGCCCGCGCCCTCCGCGCCCGGCTGCGCGAACTCACCGGCGCCGAGGTCGCGGTCGTCATCACCGACACCTTCGGCCGCCCCTGGCGCAACGGCCTCACCGACGCCGCCATCGGCGCCGCCGGGATCGCCGCACTGGACGACCACCGGGGCCGCACCGACAGCCACGGCAACGAGTTGGCGATGACCGTCACCGCCACCGCCGACGAACTGGCCGCCGCCGGGGACCTCGCCAAGGGCAAGACGGCGGGCCTGCCGGTCGCCGTGGTCCGCGGCCTGGGCCGCCTCACCACGGCCGAGGACGGCGACGGCGCCCGCCCGCTGGTCCGGGCGGCGGCCGACGACATGTTCCGGCTCGGCACCTCGGAGGCGCTGCGGCAGGCGGTGACGCTGCGCCGCACCGTGCGCGCGTTCACCGCCGAGCCGGTGGACGGCGGCGCCGTACGCCGCGCGGTGGCCGCCGCCGTGACCGCGCCCGCGCCGCACCACACCACCCCGTGGCGGTTTGTGCTGCTGGAGAGCGAGGCCGCGCGCACCAAGCTGCTGGACGCCATGCTGGACGCCTGGCGCACCGACCTGCGGGAGCTGGACGGCTGGGACGAGGAGCGGATCGCCCGCCGCACCCGGCGCGGCGATGTGCTGCGGGGTGCGCCGTACCTGGTGGTGCCCTGCCTGGTCGCGGACGGCGCGCACGGCTACCCGGACGGGCGGCGCGGCGCCGCCGAGCGGGAGATGTTCGTGGTCGCGATGGGCGCGTCCGTGCAGAACCTGCTGGTGGCGCTGGCCGGCGAGGGCTATGGCTCGGCCTGGGTGTCGTCCACCATGTTCTGCCGCGACACGGTGCGCGAGGCGCTGGGCATCCCGGACGACTGGGACCCCATGGGCGCGGTGGCCGTGGGCCGCCCCGCCGCTGCGCCCGGGGAGCGCCCGGCCCGGCCCGCCGACCCGTATATCGAGGTGCGCTGA